A window of Chlamydiales bacterium STE3 contains these coding sequences:
- a CDS encoding Uncharacterized protein (Product derived from UniProtKB/Trembl:F8KYX4), whose protein sequence is MKFLKKYSWNHFRGVLQKCYHLILSHKESLNSADKELARNHLTQLSHAIENKDRNSASLKADQLETFCSTHFKKPWYKSLLELTVALLIALVVATFVRQMWFELYEIPTGSMRPTFKEQDHLAVSKAQFGVNIPLKTAHFYFDPDLVKRTGIVIFSGDNLPIIDSDTSYFGLFPYKKRYIKRLIGKPGDTLYFYGGKIFGFDAKGNEINELLDSPALQKIEHIPFISFFGNVDFPKQNEVIFSQMNKPIAKVRASPLGITGEIADGKSWIREDVTAAQKPHDAIKTLSDIWGLGNYGMTELLSLEELKKEIGNEATGSPEFPLYLLIRHHPSLQVNPSTLPRDMPLVGAYPQLEKSYIPLKQSDLDALMDNMYTMRFIVKDGQAKRYSLNKHPFGPDSPSIKSVADGTYEFYYGKAYKVMWGGFLQELEPDHPLYSRDPEHVQMLYNLGMVMDKAYSSPRKHPTLLPPRYAYFRGQDLYLLGTPILKKADPRLQKFLAKEEEKERISLKPYLAFKDYGAPLKDGKLNQEFIQAFGLKIPEKNYLVLGDNHAMSSDSRVFGFVPESNLQGVPEIVLWPNSRFTNQSIYPTFVMPRLIVWTIMGLIALAWFAVYRYKLRRPIDIHKI, encoded by the coding sequence ATGAAATTTTTAAAAAAGTACTCATGGAACCACTTTCGAGGCGTCTTACAAAAATGCTATCACCTCATCCTTTCCCACAAAGAATCTTTAAATTCAGCAGATAAAGAATTGGCCCGCAATCACTTAACTCAATTGAGTCATGCAATCGAAAATAAAGATCGAAATAGTGCGAGCCTAAAAGCCGATCAACTAGAAACATTTTGCAGCACGCATTTTAAAAAGCCTTGGTACAAAAGCTTATTAGAACTAACTGTGGCGTTGCTGATTGCGTTAGTGGTTGCTACTTTTGTCAGGCAAATGTGGTTTGAGCTCTACGAAATTCCAACGGGCTCAATGCGACCTACCTTTAAAGAACAGGATCACCTTGCTGTTTCAAAGGCACAGTTTGGTGTGAATATCCCTCTAAAAACGGCGCATTTTTACTTCGACCCAGACCTGGTTAAGCGCACAGGGATTGTCATTTTTTCTGGAGATAACTTACCTATCATCGATTCGGACACGAGTTATTTTGGATTATTTCCCTATAAGAAAAGATATATTAAGCGCCTTATCGGGAAACCGGGCGATACTCTTTATTTTTATGGCGGAAAAATCTTTGGTTTTGACGCTAAAGGGAATGAAATTAACGAGCTGCTAGATAGCCCTGCGCTTCAAAAAATTGAACATATTCCTTTCATTTCTTTTTTTGGCAATGTCGATTTTCCGAAACAGAATGAGGTCATTTTTAGCCAAATGAATAAACCTATAGCTAAAGTACGTGCCTCTCCCTTAGGAATTACAGGAGAAATCGCAGATGGAAAATCATGGATTAGAGAAGATGTTACCGCGGCCCAAAAACCACATGATGCCATTAAAACACTTAGCGATATTTGGGGTTTAGGCAATTACGGAATGACCGAACTTTTATCTTTAGAAGAATTGAAAAAAGAAATCGGAAATGAGGCAACAGGCAGTCCAGAATTTCCTCTTTACCTTTTGATTCGACACCATCCATCTCTTCAAGTTAATCCCAGTACCCTGCCACGGGACATGCCGCTTGTTGGGGCCTACCCTCAATTAGAAAAATCGTATATTCCACTTAAACAAAGTGATCTAGATGCCTTGATGGACAATATGTACACTATGCGATTTATTGTTAAAGATGGACAGGCTAAACGTTATAGTTTAAATAAACACCCTTTTGGTCCTGATAGCCCTAGCATAAAAAGCGTCGCTGACGGAACCTATGAATTTTATTATGGAAAGGCTTATAAAGTGATGTGGGGAGGCTTTTTACAGGAGCTAGAACCCGATCACCCTCTTTACAGCCGCGATCCTGAACACGTTCAAATGCTCTACAATTTAGGAATGGTGATGGACAAGGCATACTCTTCACCTCGTAAGCATCCCACGCTTCTGCCACCTCGCTATGCCTATTTTAGAGGTCAAGATTTGTATCTACTGGGGACCCCCATTTTAAAAAAAGCAGATCCTCGGCTGCAAAAATTTCTTGCAAAGGAAGAGGAAAAAGAAAGAATCAGCTTAAAGCCCTATCTTGCCTTTAAAGACTATGGAGCACCGCTAAAAGATGGAAAATTAAACCAAGAGTTTATTCAGGCTTTTGGCTTAAAAATTCCCGAGAAAAACTATCTAGTACTGGGGGATAATCATGCAATGAGCTCCGATAGCCGCGTCTTTGGTTTTGTTCCAGAATCAAATTTGCAAGGTGTCCCAGAAATCGTTCTTTGGCCAAATTCGCGTTTCACGAATCAATCTATTTACCCAACTTTTGTTATGCCTCGTCTGATCGTTTGGACGATAATGGGATTAATTGCCCTTGCGTGGTTCGCCGTTTACCGCTACAAACTAAGAAGACCCATTGATATTCATAAAATCTAA